A region of the Methanobrevibacter ruminantium M1 genome:
CCTTCAGATGCTTTTTTAAGAAGCTCTGCAGTGTTGTATTTCTTTCTTGGCCCGCCGTTTATGATATAAAATTCCATCTTAAAATCTCCATTATAATAAAAATATACTTGAAATTGTCTAAAATAATAAAATAAAAATCATAATTAAATTGCATAAAATAATAAAATAAAAATAATCTACCTTTAATAAAATAAAATAAAGAAAAAAAGAAATCTAAAATAAAAATAAACATTAATTAACTAAATAAGTCCAATAAAAAAAAGAATAGTTAAATATTAAATAATTAATATCTAACCTTACCAATATGTCTGGTACTACCTGGATCTTCTCCATTGAAGTGTGCCAAATAATAGACAAACCATTCTAAAGGCACTACAAAGACAAATGGTGCAAGCAATGGGTTTATATCAGCATAATCCCTTAAATTATAGATTATGCAATTTGCCTTCAATTCATCCCTTGCATTTGCTATTGCTCTTTTGGTTAGCTCATCTGATTCAAGATCTGCATCCAAGAAGATTAAAGGAACTCCTTCCTCTGCCCTTTCAATTAGTCCGTGTCTGTATTCTGCGGAATATAATGGGCAAGCATGCTTTATAGCTCCTTCCATAAGCATGGTCATAGCCAATTTATATGCAAGGCCGTAATTGACTCCACTTCCTAAGCAATAGAATCCTTCTTCATCCTTTAGTTCTTCTGCTAAGTTTTTATTGTCCTCTTCAGTTGATTCCAATAGCTCTTGAACCAAGTCTGGCATGTTGGCTAATTGTTCCATAATCTCATCTGTCTTTTCATATCCTGATGCAGGGAACAATATCTGATAAAGGCAAGCCAATTGGGTTATATAGGTTTTAGTTCCTAAAATTGCAGTTTCAGTATTTCCTAAAGTTACAATAGGATATTTGGCTTCCTTAATCATGGAG
Encoded here:
- a CDS encoding SIS domain-containing protein; its protein translation is MRYKMYDEMMEQPEALRRTFASESENMANISKIAGSVETIYLIGCGSSISTCYSVRDALASVSDLRIEVFTGYEFVYNKKLNDGENSLFIATSQSGETADTLTALKRANEFNIDTVSISNEPESSMIKEAKYPIVTLGNTETAILGTKTYITQLACLYQILFPASGYEKTDEIMEQLANMPDLVQELLESTEEDNKNLAEELKDEEGFYCLGSGVNYGLAYKLAMTMLMEGAIKHACPLYSAEYRHGLIERAEEGVPLIFLDADLESDELTKRAIANARDELKANCIIYNLRDYADINPLLAPFVFVVPLEWFVYYLAHFNGEDPGSTRHIGKVRY